From the Lolium rigidum isolate FL_2022 chromosome 2, APGP_CSIRO_Lrig_0.1, whole genome shotgun sequence genome, one window contains:
- the LOC124692131 gene encoding uncharacterized protein LOC124692131 isoform X1 — MATTLSLSSPLFLAAPPKARVVISLVVASAAPSRSTANLPCRGYFPGLAHGRKQQRRTSVVSVFGRKTKITRETVVPDPDYRLPIAILGIAGAFAYADNLLAAAPVGLLGLLLLFQTTRVRFVFDDEALEVKVGNQLQESGENVFVGGKNRWKYSTFVNWELWWPQFPILVYFKETQTKPEGQIHFFPVIFNGRQLYDTMVERAGPSETSGPNP, encoded by the exons ATGGCTACCACTCTCTCGTTATCTTCTCCCCTCTTCCTCGCCGCTCCGCCCAAAG CTAGAGTTGTGATTTCGCTTGTAGTGGCTTCAGCTGCTCCATCACGGAGCACTGCAAATCTACCATGCAGGGGATATTTCCCTGGCCTGGCGCATGGCCGGAAGCAACAACGACGCACATCAGTAGTATCCGTG TTTGGGAGAAAGACAAAGATCACCAGAGAAACAGTTGTCCCTGACCCAGACTACCGGTTACCGATTGCTATACTTG GGATTGCTGGTGCATTTGCATATGCGGACAACCTTCTTGCTGCTGCACCTGTAGGCCTTCTGGGGCTGCTTCTTTTGTTCCAG ACTACTAGAGTTAGATTCGTCTTTGATGATGAGGCCCTG GAAGTGAAAGTGGGAAATCAGCTGCAGGAATCAGGCGAAAATGTTTTTGTTGGTGGCAAGAACCGTTGGAA GTACTCAACATTCGTGAACTGGGAACTATGGTGGCCACAATTCCCTATCCTGGTTTACTTCAAAGAGACCCAAACAAAACCCGAAGGCCAAATTCATTTCTTCCCTGTGATTTTC AACGGCCGGCAACTCTATGATACTATGGTGGAGCGTGCTGGACCTTCGGAAACAAGCGGGCCTAATCCCTGA
- the LOC124692131 gene encoding uncharacterized protein LOC124692131 isoform X2 produces MATTLSLSSPLFLAAPPKVASAAPSRSTANLPCRGYFPGLAHGRKQQRRTSVVSVFGRKTKITRETVVPDPDYRLPIAILGIAGAFAYADNLLAAAPVGLLGLLLLFQTTRVRFVFDDEALEVKVGNQLQESGENVFVGGKNRWKYSTFVNWELWWPQFPILVYFKETQTKPEGQIHFFPVIFNGRQLYDTMVERAGPSETSGPNP; encoded by the exons ATGGCTACCACTCTCTCGTTATCTTCTCCCCTCTTCCTCGCCGCTCCGCCCAAAG TGGCTTCAGCTGCTCCATCACGGAGCACTGCAAATCTACCATGCAGGGGATATTTCCCTGGCCTGGCGCATGGCCGGAAGCAACAACGACGCACATCAGTAGTATCCGTG TTTGGGAGAAAGACAAAGATCACCAGAGAAACAGTTGTCCCTGACCCAGACTACCGGTTACCGATTGCTATACTTG GGATTGCTGGTGCATTTGCATATGCGGACAACCTTCTTGCTGCTGCACCTGTAGGCCTTCTGGGGCTGCTTCTTTTGTTCCAG ACTACTAGAGTTAGATTCGTCTTTGATGATGAGGCCCTG GAAGTGAAAGTGGGAAATCAGCTGCAGGAATCAGGCGAAAATGTTTTTGTTGGTGGCAAGAACCGTTGGAA GTACTCAACATTCGTGAACTGGGAACTATGGTGGCCACAATTCCCTATCCTGGTTTACTTCAAAGAGACCCAAACAAAACCCGAAGGCCAAATTCATTTCTTCCCTGTGATTTTC AACGGCCGGCAACTCTATGATACTATGGTGGAGCGTGCTGGACCTTCGGAAACAAGCGGGCCTAATCCCTGA